taaatgataacgaagatcatgaaccaaaatcttttggtgaatgtaaaaatcggcaggattggataaaatggaaagatgtcatccaggttgaattaaattcgctaaataaacgtaatgtttttggacctatagtccttacacctgaaggtgtaaaacctgttggatacaaatgggtttttattcgaaagcgaaatgagaaaaatgaaatagtaagatataaagctcgacttgttgcacaaggtttttctcaaaggcctggaattgattatgaagaaacgtattctcctgtgatggatgcaattacgtttcggtatttgattagcttggcggtatctgaaaatttagaaatgcgtcttatggatgttgttacagcttacttatatggatcacttgatagtaatatatatatgaaaatccctgaaggatttaagattcctgaagcacaaagttcaaaacccagggaatgttattctgtgaaattacaaagatcattatatgggttaaagcaatcagatcgaatgtggtataatcgactaagtgatcacttgatgaaaaagggatatgtaaataattcaatatgcccttgtgttttcattaagaaaacaacatccggatgcgtaattattgctgtatatgttgatgatttaaacatcattggaacgaataaggaaattcaagaagttgtgtcatacttgaaggaagaatttgaaatgaaggatcttggaaaaaccaagtattgtctgggtttacaaattgaacaaaaagaatgtggaatgtttgttcaccagacaaattatacagaaaagatccttaaacgttttaatatggataaagcaaatcctttaagtactccaatggttgttagatcattaaacatagaaaaggatccattccgtccatgtgaagatgatgaatatattcttggtccagaagtaccatatctaagtgccatcggtgcccttatgtaccttacaaattgtacaaggcctgatatatcttttgccgtgaatctgttggcaagatttagcacatatccaacaaagagacactggaacgaaattaaacatatattccgttatctacgaggaacgacagacttgggacttttgtattcaaaagatgctaatccaagtataattggttatgctgatgctggatacttatctgatccacacaaggcacgttcccaaactagatatgtatttactcgtggaggcactgcaatatcttggcgttctcagaaacaaacgctcgtaacaacttcatcaaatcatgccgagattattgcactacatgaagcaagtcgtgaatgtgtgtggttaaaatcaatgacccaacatatccaaatttcatgcggattatcatctgatgagaagcctgtgatactatatgaagataatgctgcatgtgttgctcaaatgaaagaaggatacataaaaagcgacagaactaaacatattcctactaagttcttcgcattcaccaaggagcttgagaagaatagatgtattgatgttcgtcacattcaatcaagtgaaaactcatcagatctcttcacaaaggcacttcctacgtcaatattcagaaagcacatatataatattgggatgcgcaatctacgaaatttgtgaagaattgttcatgtcaacatcagggagagtttacgtgactgcactctttttcccttactatggtttttatcccaattggtttttccaagtaaggtttttaacgaggcagtataaaaacacgtaatgaagacaatcattatgatcatcatcacaagggggagtgttgaaaaatatatttaaaatgtgtgtattgaatatttgaatgttgaaaataagagttgtaaatattgaaaattagtgtgtgatgatgtaggtaatgatgtattttatttttggattatttgtaaagatttcctataaatagatctctcatttgtgaagaaaatcacaattgagtagagagaaaaatattataaagtgtgtagtttgataaattttgagagtttgagatttttactttttaccataaatttttactttttcacaacacaaCTGACATTAAAATTCTATGTTCTCCGTGTGATATATTCTTTCGGGTTCGAGACTCTTCTACGACAAAAtagttgttaattatttataacTCGTATAGCATTAAAATCCTACGTTTTGAAATAAACTCTCAGATTCAAGATTCTTTTATAACAAAACTCCACCCCGagctaaaaaaaacaaaaacaaaaaggaatAGTTGGAACAGAAGATGAGAAACGATCGAAATAGCATGTTAGAGGAAAATACCAAGAAAGACAATATATCATATCGTTTTATTCCCCAAATAAATCGACAGCTTAAATTGCAATATCCCAAAAAGTATAACCTCGGAGTGGGATATTAAGATCCTGCTCGGTTGCGAAGCACAGTTTTAGAAACATTTATGAATCAAGCTTGATAGACTTTATCTTTATCACAAGACAGTATTTCACATCCCATTTACCCAAAAAAGAATTCACTGTAGTCTATTGCGACTTATCTAATATATTGCAATGAAAATCCATATTCAACCTCATCAAGAGGGCGAATAAAATTTCTCCGAGACTACTCTGGCTGTGCCTGGATTCTGGAAGATGCTCCTACCGCATCTTCCATTCGAGAGTACCAATCACCAATCCGTGTGTGTTCAACCATGTCTCTACCAGATTTGAGATAGCGAATGGGCCTTAAAACACCATAGACGGCGAGGTCTGCCAAGTTAGGCTTCACTCCACCTAGTGAAGAAAAAAACACCATGAAAATGAGGAGGGCAGCTTAAGGAATGTGTCGTACAGAAGGTATTTAGCCATACCTAGAAACTCTCGACCATTGAGTGCATCCACCCATGTTTCTGCAGCTTCATATAGTGCGGCACGCTCATCTGTAATGTTGTACTTTTTCTTCAACCTCTTAGAAACAAAGTACATTGCAGTAGCTCCAGCATATTTGGCTACCAATCTTTCTGTGAAGCTGAAATTACCTGCACGTGTGAAAACAAATAACAGGGTTTAAAGTAATGCCGCTGGTGGGGGCAGAAAGAACGTATCATCAAAATGGATCACTGCTAACAACTCGTAATAGCCGATTACAGTATTTAGAAAAGGGATTTTAACTGTGTGCACAACAATCCACCCAGTCAACCCTATTCCCCAGGGTCCAAGCAAAAACTTAATTGCTGAGCATCAATCAAACTACAACCtcaaattatgattattttcttcGTGATGGTCCTGATCGACAAAATATGTTACTCAATACAATAGAATTGtgaaaaacaaaacaacaaaaaaggaaaaaatgctGATTTGATCCATGGACTATTGATGACATCGAGAACCAAAATAAGGCTCTGTTCTCGAAATGAAAAGTAGGGGGAACTACACAtttccaatttcttcttttttcaCATGGAGGATTTTCATATTCTTTTCAGAGCACAAAATAGCTGGCGATGTATATAATAGTTCGAACTCTAAAATCAAGTTAAGATTAGATGTACTTGCAAATtccaattttaataataataataataataaatacataaatttGCACCGTGAGATTACCTAAGATTTGCAGAATTTCTAAATTCTAACACTGATATAAGCTATAAGTGACAGTGAGATCTTACCATGACTGGTGATATAGTCAAATGACTCAATGGCTTCAGAGGTGCTTCGATAGATATTAGGTGATAATATGTGAACCAAGTGATTGTCCACCCAGCTGCAGCAATAACAGAAAGATGTTGTTACAGAGAAGACTATTACAAAAGCTTTAACAAACTGTTTCGTCTAGCACATCCTAATAACATCCCCCAAGGAATAAAGGAAAGAGGAAAAGgaccataaaagaaaagcaacaaGGTCAAGAAATACACACCCTCGCCACTTCTTCTCTTCATCTCCAGAGGAAGAATCAGCTGGTGCAGTCAGATTAATCCTTTGGGCCAGTTTATTAATTATATCTAGATAGATCAGCAAAGAAAGTTACAAAGTTAATCTTAAATCctccaaaaaatgaaaaattactGTCTACATGTGTTCAGAATTCGAGAAACCATGTGTTCAGAATTCGAGAAACCTTAGATGACAGTTAATTGAATGCAATATGTACCTGATGAGTCAACCATGTGCTCACCATCAACCATCAATATAGGCACTTTCTTGTAATCAGACCACTTGATTTCCTTTTTGCTGATAGGGTTGACCTCTATTACTTTGTATGCAATATCATAGTAGTCCAGAAATGCTGGAAAAGAAGGGTTCAATTAGAAAGCCAATTCTGTAACTATTATCATGACAAAAAGTCTTTCAGATGACGACACATCGAACAAATACTTTTGTTGAAGATATGAAGATATAATTAGAGATAATGGACAGAATCAGATCTTTGTAAATTAGGATAATTAGGTGATCCCTAAATTAAAGGGAGTACAATTctctttcctttcttttttttttatcttagtGTGCCTATAAATTGGATATTAATGATCGTAAATATTCAACGAGACCCGATGTATTTCCAGCAATTGTGTTCTCCCTCGTTTGACATGGTATCAGAGTCGTAAGGCTCGATCCATTCAGATCTATACGCAAATTCATTTCCACtgttttagtttgatattacAGGTCCTTCGATTTCTTATTCTTACAATTGTCGATGGCTGAAAAGGCCATAATTCCTGAAACCCTTCTAGCTGTCGGAGAGTTACAGCAAATCTATTTTGCCCATCGGTTGAATGGAAAAAACCTTTTTAAAAATGGTCCCAGCTCGTCAGGACCACATTGAAGGGTTAAAGAAAGCTTAGCCATCTGGTTGGCAGTGGGCCGAAGAAAGAAGACCCGAAGTTCGCTGCCTGGGACGAAGAAGACTCCCTTATCATGCATGTTTCTCACCACTGCCAAGGAGATTTGGCACAGCATACGCCAAACATATTCCAAGAAGGGAGATGCTGCCCAAATTTATGAAATCAAAGTACAAACAAGCTTTGCTACTCAAGAAAATAAATCTGTAACAGAGTCTGCTAATGCCCTAAAAAATTTGTGGCAATAGATTGATCATTATCGATGCTTCGAGACCAAGTGTCCGGAAGATGCAACAATCCTGAAAAATTACATTGAACAAGATCGGGCCTATGACTTCCTCGTCGGACTCAATCCTGAATTCGACAAGTTCAAATCCTTGGGAGGGACCAAATTCCATCTTTTAATGAGGTTATAGCCATCATTCGATCAGAGGAAAGTAGGCGCGGTGTCATGCTTAAACTTCAAAGTGTGGAGAGCTCCGCATTGGTGACTAATAGGAACAGTGACCATCTCAACCCTGGACAGGCTACTGCTCCAAGAAATCTGTCCCAGGGCTCTAAAGATGAATCGTGGTGTCCCAAATGTCGCATAACAGGGCATACTCTTGATCGATGCTGGAAAATTCACGGCAAACCATCATACAAGGATAAGGACAATAAAGTAAAACAACAGAGGACTGGGAGCCAAGCCCATATGACTGTCCAGCAGCCTACTGAGCACACAAATACTCCACCTTCAAAGAAATTCAACAAGGAAGAAATTTAGCAGTTAAGGGCTTTCTTGACCTCTCTTGGGAAATCGCCAGGTACATGCTCATTGACACAGTCTGGTAAGTTTCCTATTTCAATTGGATTCAATGCTTCCACTAGCCCTTTTGCCAACATGTGGGCCTTAGACTCCGAAGCCACCGATCACATGATACACTCATCACAAATTTTATGATCATATACCCCTTGTCCTAGCACTAGAAAAATTACTACTGCTGAAGGTTCATTAATCACATTAGCAGGGTTAGGTGACACTGAATTAAGTCCTTCCATTACCTTAAAACAAGTGCTTCATGTCCCCAAACTGACCACTAACCTTATCTCTGTACATAAATTAACACTAGACTTGTCTTGCAATGTGATTTTTTACCCGTCTTATTGTGACTTTCAGGAACCAAGCATCGGGAAAAACGATTGGGGGTGCTAAGGAAGGGGACGGACTTTACTACCTTGATTCACCAAACAATCGGCCCAAGCAACCTAATTCTGCCTCTCTCTCCTCAAATCAAGAACAAATTTGGCTCAACATCGTAGATTTGGTCATCCGTCCTTTCAAACTCTCAAGTCTTGTTTCCTAGCTTATTTAAGGGATTAGATATTGAGTCTTTTTCTTACGACATTTGTGAATTCGCAAAGCACAAGTGTGTACCTTTTCCTCAAAGCAATAAAAGATGTTCAAACCCTTTTTATTTAATACATAGCGATGTTTGGGGTCCGTCTCCTACTCCAAATGTTTCTGGAACTTGCTGGTTCTTTTCTTTTATTGACAATAGAGCCGCATCTGTTGGATATTCTCGATCAAACATAAATATGATGTGTGTTCTATCATTTCACAGTTTCATACCATGATTCAAAACCAATTTGGGTTCAAAATAAAAAGGTTCGGGTCTGATAATGCCAAAGACTATTTCAATCAGGTTCTtcagtcatattttcaaaaagaaGGCATTATCCATGAGTCATCTTGTGTCCATACTCCACAACAAAATGGACTTGCTGAAAGGAAAAATAGTCACTTGCTCAATATCACTCGTGCTTTTTTATTCCAGAACCATATGCCTAAGTACGCAAGTATTATTCGGGAGATGCTGTCCTAACAGCCGCACATCTCATCAATCGGCTCCCCTATAAAGTCTTAGGTGATAAAGTCCTCTTGACATGCTCAAAACCTCCTTTCCTGAACTACACGCTAATCAATTACAACCAAAAGTGTTCGGGTGTGTGTTTTGTTCATGTTCATAGTCATAATTGTGGTAAGTTGAATCCTGGAGCTCAAGTGTGTGTTTGTTGGGCATTCATCAACCCAAAAGGGCTACAGATGTTATCATCCTCCTTCCAAGAAGTAGTTTGTTTCAGTTGATGTCACATTCCATGAAAATGAACTTTATTCCCCCACTCCTCATCTTCAGGGGGAGCATCCAGGTTTGGAAGATAAGGAGGATGATGATCCTTTTATTTTACCTATCTTCTCCAGTCCTCATCTGCCAAGCCATCAATCTATCCCAGAAAATGTCCCGAGATTGTTTGGTCGAACATATTCAAGGCGGAAAGCCCCCTCGGTCCCTGAACTTGTGCAAATCCAAGAGTCCAAACCGAGCTCTACACCTAAGGTAACAATTGAAAATCCCATCACACACGATGAACATACACCACACTCGGTAGATGACCCTAGCTTGCACTTTCCTACTGTCCTTCGCAAAGGAACCAGAGATTGCATAAAACACCCACACTACCCATTGTTCCATGTCATAACATTTGATAATTTTTCACAATCACATAAAAGCCTCTTAGTAAGTTTGAACAACATTCATATCCCTTCCACACTATCTGAAGCATTGTCTGATGAAAACTGGAAACAAGCTATGAATGTGGAAATGGAAGTTTTGGAGAAAAACAACACTTGTAGGTTACGGATTTGCCTTTGGGAATAAAATCAGTAGGGTGTAAACGGGTACACAGTGAAATATAATTCAGATGGCGCACTGGAGAGATATAAGGCTAGGCTGATAGCTAAGGGTTATACACAGGCATATGGGGTGGACTATCAAGAAACATTTGCTTCGATTGCTAAAATGAATACATTTAGAGTTCTATTATCTTGGGCAGCAAATTATGGATGGGTATTGCAGCTGTTTGATGTAAAAAATGCCTTCTTACATGAAAATCTTGAGGAAGGGATTTATATGGGCATTCTATCGGGATATGGAAAAAATGTAAGAAAGAGACAGGTATGTAGATTGAAAAAGGCCATGTATGGCCTCAATCAATCTC
This window of the Primulina tabacum isolate GXHZ01 chromosome 12, ASM2559414v2, whole genome shotgun sequence genome carries:
- the LOC142521009 gene encoding uncharacterized protein LOC142521009 — protein: MRRVTGLSAVRRAVDGFSATNLRAGNPVYHHPLSQVALFSTSNNDSSERSHWFSYDRISNHSSRAAAHAVAGTMLFSVATTALVEEVHAKEPVQAKFRPNDVVLYQYEACPFCNKVKAFLDYYDIAYKVIEVNPISKKEIKWSDYKKVPILMVDGEHMVDSSDIINKLAQRINLTAPADSSSGDEEKKWRGWVDNHLVHILSPNIYRSTSEAIESFDYITSHGNFSFTERLVAKYAGATAMYFVSKRLKKKYNITDERAALYEAAETWVDALNGREFLGGVKPNLADLAVYGVLRPIRYLKSGRDMVEHTRIGDWYSRMEDAVGASSRIQAQPE